AGGGCTCCCTCTCTCTTTAGAGCAAGCGCTGCATTTACAATTGTTCCTCCTGTATCAATTAGGTCATCAAAAATGACAACATTTTTTTCCGATACATCACCAATTACATTCAAAACCTCTGATTTATTCTTCTCAGGCCTTCTTTTATCAATAATGCCTAATCCTGCATCAAGCCTCTTTGCAATTGCCCTTGCCCTTTCAACACCACCTGTATCAGGAGAGACAATTACAAGGTCATCGGATTTTTTCTTAAGATACTCAATAATAATGGGCGATGAAAACAAATGGTCTACTGGAATGTCAAAGAAGCCTTGAATTTGTCCTGCATGTAAGTCCATTGTTAAGATTCTTGATGCACCAGCTGTTGTAATAAGGTCTGCGGTAAGCTTTGATGTAATAGGAACCCTTGGCTCAACCTTTCTATCCTGCCTTCCATAGCCAAAATATGGGATAACAGCCGTTATTCTCCTTGCAGATGACCTCTTCAGGGCAT
The sequence above is drawn from the bacterium genome and encodes:
- a CDS encoding ribose-phosphate pyrophosphokinase, yielding MENIRVFSGRANKPLADEIASYLGISLSNIEVSDFADGETYVKIKENVRGADVYVIQPTSPPTNANLMELLIIIDALKRSSARRITAVIPYFGYGRQDRKVEPRVPITSKLTADLITTAGASRILTMDLHAGQIQGFFDIPVDHLFSSPIIIEYLKKKSDDLVIVSPDTGGVERARAIAKRLDAGLGIIDKRRPEKNKSEVLNVIGDVSEKNVVIFDDLIDTGGTIVNAALALKREGALSVSCAVTHPVLSGNAQERLEGGEIEEVIVCNTIPIKELRCKKIKVLSVARLFGEAIKRTNEETSISSLFN